CGCGGGAATCGGACTTCTGAAGCTGGAGCGGAGCCCCAGTGGACATGATTGTGTCACCCAAGTGAACTACCTGTCCAACGCCCTTTTGATTGCTGCACTGTTGCCGTACCTCAAGGCATCCTCAGAAACCTCTGGCGTTCCTTCTCGTATTACTTGGGTAGGGAGTCGAATGTACTTTACCACGagtctggaggagaaagcGCCTATAAAAACTGGTGAATCGGTGCTTGAGCACATGGATTCAAAggaatttttttttcctaAAGAGAGATACAACGATACCAAGCTTCTGTGCGCCATGTTCATGTACAGTCTCGCTCAGCGTCTCGACAAATCCAAGGTTATCCTGAACATGGTCTGTCCAGGTCTGATCAACACCAATATGACCAATGTGTTACCCTTCCATATGCGCATGGTCATGGGTGTCATGAAGTTTTTTCCTAGCGCGCCCGGTTGAGGTCGGTGCGTGGATCCTCATCAACGGGGCAGTCGTTGCAGGACAAGAAACACATGGAAAATTTCTCGGAGATAAGGAAATCATTGGGTATGGCGTAACGGTTCCCCTTGCCTACTCACACAGAAGCAACAGCCAAGGGAAGATGCAGTAACTAACCAATCTTTCGCGCAGACCGTCCCCGTATATTTGCTCTCCTGCAGGAAAAGCTACTCAAGAACAGCTATGGGCTGAGACTGTTGAAGAAATGAGAAAACTGACCAGCCTACCGGCTGAGTTTAGTTTGTAAGTGTGGAGTTAGTGTAAGAAGTCAATTTTGCTCTATTTCTGGGCAACTATCAGATTGATTCTTCGGATCTATATTGTTTTATTTCCCCGCATTCCATTGATTTTGTAGTTTTGATTATTGATTATCTGATTCTGGAAGACTCTAGCCATGAAACTGAAAGCATAAATATAACCTATTCGTCCTCTACGAGTTGATCAGAGTTGACCAGAGTCCTGAAGCTTCCTAGTTCAATAACCAAGCTTTTCACCTCTCACACTCCTTTTACTTTTCGGGTTTCTGGTGAAGTTCCTTAGTAACCTGGACCCCAATCAGGCTcgaatacggagtagatagggCTTCTTCACTAAGGGGAGCCTCCCACAGGTCCATAATTTCATTTCTCCCGTCAGAGCGTCCACAGACTTGGATGGCCCCCATTGTCTTGGCTCGGGCCAACAAGCTACGATATTTCGAGGGGAGCCTGTGACCGAAGATTGCAGACTGGTCTTCCACTGCCAAGGTTGTCATGTGTGACAGTATGTACATTGAAGTATCAATTTAGACCACTGAGCTACCTTCAACCCAGACCAACTCAGCTGATTCTCTCTCAAAGCATCGTCTTCCCAGACGTGAGTAAAAGGGGTACAGCACTGTTAGATAATCCAAACCTACCCAGGATATTAATAATCAGTCATGCAAGCATAGATAGTTCACTAGTTCCAGGCTTTCGCGGACTTATGAAGAATTCACATGCTATTCCAATTCCTATCTGCACACGAAGAAGCTCCTCGAGACTAACGCCATCGCTGTGTTAGCATCCTGAGCTACATTGGCTGTTcacaaagagaaaaaggactGAAAGAATGAAGCAAGAAAACTTTGACCTAAGATGCATGAGTAGATAAAGCTAGCAAAGTGACCATTAGGAAGGTATGCGAAAGATCATAGAAGTATGGGTATTAGTCACAATTAAATGAGCCACCCTCCAAACTAGGAGGCCACAAGCCCGAATTTGCACGACCGCCCTTAGAGCGATTCCAAACAGCGATACCAGAGCGTCTGTCCTGGCGGGTCATGGATCGCGTTGACCCACGGATATTTGCCCAGAATGTCTCTGATGTCACCCCAGCTATCAATCCCTAGAGCTTTCAAGGTCACCCTTGTTTTTAAGACCCACGTGGAGTCGTTCCAGGAGGACGGCAAGACCGCCCCTATAAACAGCGCCCAAAGGGAAAGTTCCTGGTCATTTTGCTCAGCACTTAGATGTTGATGCACCGAGGCAAGAAGAGAGCGCGACAGAAGATGATTCGGGGAAATTTGGCCATCCCATCCTTGTAAAAATGACGCCAAAAATGCTGCCAACCCTAAATGCACTCTGTTCTCAAGCGATGAAGATCGGAGCGGCAAACCTAAGGGCTTTAGCTTGACAAGACGATATCCAAGTAATATGATATTTTGGTGAAGTTGAAAAACGCCCAGTTTCGGCGAATCACCCGTCATCGCGTTATTGAGACTCGAAGCGAGGAAAAGCACATCCAGAAAGAGATCTCTGAGATTAATTGGCAAAGACCCGAGGATATGCTGTTGGGACCTGGGAAAATAATCTTTGCCATTAGGCTGTGCGTGCACATCCGAGAACTGTCTCATCCCCATAAATGCCCATTCGGCCTCCTCAAGCCGAAACAAAGTTGGCGTGCCCAATTGCAGTGCATACTCAAGGTCAACTCTGGAAACATGAATATAAGTACAGAAAACATATCTTCTGATCGTTCCTGATCGGACATACCGCAGAATTTTCTCACCCAACCCAGATTGGCCTTCCATTAATTTCAATATTCCGCCTCTTAATTGGGCCATCCGCCACAGTCCATGCACGTGGACAGAGCCTTGTTGAAATTGATGCAACTGATGCTCATATTGAGCCATACCGATTACAGCCGCGATGGTAAGATCGGTGATTACACTCTGGAGACTGATCTTTTGTTGTAACAGACAAAAGGTGTTCGAGGCGTGACGCATGGCTTGTAACTTGCCGTCAGGCTTGCTTACCAAGTTGTCGAGGCAGAGGAGAGCCGTAGCCATCGTGCTGTGGAAACCTAAGATGAGATAAATGAGGCAATTTGCTTGTCTAAGCAGGAATATTTCTTACAAGCTTCGTCGACGAACATGTTCTGGACGCATACCGGGGCACTAAGTTCTCCATAGTCAAGTCCGTTGCTTAGTTCGGGCGAGAATCCCATAGAGCTTAAGAACGAGATGACTGCTATCTTTCATCAGCGCTACAATAAACTTCCCTCGCCCATTTCCATCCAAGCTAGATCTTGTAGGGGTCGAAGAGTTACCTTCCTTGACAATCCCTTTGGATTCACCGGGTAGAAGGCCAGGGAATATCAGCCCGTCGTCAATCGGCCGTTCGATTGTCGGATCTTGTCTTTTTGCTTTGGAATCACCCCTCATGATGAACGGGATACGAAATGAGGTAATGGTCGTCGTCGAAACGCCTTTCGTCGATGGGCGCATGATTTTTTTGCCCCTATTCTTACCAAGGGCGGCATGGCTGCGGATCCGTTTTCTCGCCGCATCATTGTGACTGAGATCGTTGTGATTATCAATGAACTCGAATGGCATTTCGAAACGTTGCGGATCACCAGCAATGACAGTGTGATGCCTAAGTAGTGTTTAGGTCTTCTAGTTGAGACGAAATCCGCTTGGCAGGCCGTCATCCGCTTTCAAGGTGGGTTAGGTGTGTGCTTGAGTGATGTAACCCTCAATGAGCTATCTTTGCCTAAACTTAGCGATTTCGACGAATCTAATTTGACCGACGCTTACAACGCAGCTCTGACCCAGAAGAAGTCTAAATATTGCTGAATTGTGTGTGAACACAACATATCTCACATATACCCCTTTCCCGTCGCGTCAAAATCGCGAGATCGCCTATTTCACCTACTCAATCACAGAAAACTGCCTCTGAGCCATAGGAGGAGATGGGTTTGACTAGTTGGATGGGTCTTTCCTAATATTTGAACTCCTGACCGACAAGCTTCTCGCTCATTCTCCATAGCCTCTCTGCATCGACCTTGCTTGTTGCCCACGAATGCACTTCTTCCATATCAGGATCTGCGGCATGGCAATCGCTTAGGAAGGCCCCATTCTGGTTCGCAATACTGGTGTCAAACGCAGCAAAAACATGTGTGGCAGCTCCCTGATCCAAGTCTTTGATCTTCATCTCGGCCATGCCCCACAACCACTTGTTGCCATAGATATTATCCATATCAGTGAGGTCCGCGGAGAACGCGGCCAAATCTTCCCTCCCATGTGCTGCCAGGTTCGTGAGACTGACCCCTGGACATATCGGAAAGGCGAGAAGGCCGCGGTGGCCGAGCTTCTCGGCCAGCGAGACACCCATCAAAGCATTGGCCGTCTTTGACTGGCTATATCCTAGCCACCGCTGGTAGTGTTTGCCCCCGTTGAAGTTCGGATCGGACCAGTGGATGTGGCCAATACGGTGCACGTTGCTAGAGACAACCACAATGCGCGGGGTCTTCGAGGCCAGGATCTTTCCCATGAGGAGATTGGTCAAAAGGaagtggctgaggtggtttGTTTGGAATTGGCTTTCGTAACCGTCCTCGGTCAGCTTGTATGGCACCGCCATAATGCCAGCGTTATTGACCAGAATGTCGATGTGAGGCACGTCAGTCCAGGAATTGACTGTCTCAGCCGCTTCCCGGACGTCGTCAAACgagaggagattgaggtaGAGTGGCTTGACCTTGACGCTTGGGTATGCTGTGGCTAGCTCGTCGATGAGGTTTTGCACCTTGGAGATCGAGCGGCTAGCGAGGATGAACATAGCAGGCTGTGCCACGGCGACTTGCTTTACAAAGCTTTCGCCCAGGCTTCCGGGAGAGACACCCGTAATGAGAATAATCTTTCCAGCGATTTGGGGGGCGTACTGGCGCACAAGCTCACTGGCTCGGGTCCCTTGGTTGTAGGTGGCCACCATGGCTGGCAAATGTGTAAGCGCAAGACGATTTCCGAAAGCTCTCATACAAAGGGTGATAAAGTTGAGGATGCTACGACTGATCCCGGTGGCAGGTCATAGCCCTTTTATAGTTACTATCTCATATGGGGTTGTACCTATTCCATCGGCTGGACCGGAGAGAGGGGCGATAGAAGAAAAGCTGCTAAACCATTTCAGGTGCATGGTGCGAACGAATAGAACGATATAATGGCGATACGATTTGGCTGTCATTGAGGTAGCTGTTCCTGCCAAGGTGTGCTAAGTAGGTAGAATTTGCCATATTGGACGCGTGGGCCCAGACGGAGTAAGACATGAAGGGCCAACTGTGGCTACTGAATCCACCCAGGCTGTTCCCGAGCGCGCTAAACCATTTCGGGTTCTTCGTGCGAGCGTTACCGGACTACATCAATGATGTCCTTCATGAAAGGTAAACGTATTGGTCCGGTCACTTGAAGTGTTTATTAATGCTAGCCTATAGGGAGGAGACATGAACAGCCTGTTCATGTCCAGCTTTTCCTATTGCAGGATGTGCAGACACGCTAAGATTCAACGTGTTTTAATGCTTGAACGAGGGCGGGAACTGCGCAACTGTTTTGATCAGTATTGTACAGACAACGACTACGCGAAATTCAAGATTAGCGACATTGAATGGTGGCAAATGGATTTCCTTCTCCAATTGACAAAGCCCTTATGAAAATAGAAGACGTGACTACCCATAGTGTTTTTCTGGTGCGTACAAAGCTTCTGGAACATATTGAAGAGTCCCACACGGAGTCTAAGCAGGAAGATAACTCCGTGGAAAAGGGCTATGCACGATGCCTTGCTCGCAGCTAAACAGAAATTAAGGGAATACTATGACAAGACTGACCGAGACCATGGGTTCTTATACGCTACGGGGACAATGCTCGCCCCGCAGTATAAGCTCTGGGCTTTTGGTGACACGGAGTGCTCTCAATGCCACAGTGAAACTTCGAGATCCTATCCAGGTCCCCTGAGGAGGGGCTTTCACCAATACCAAAAGCAGATCCCAGATTTATCCTTCTGTGCCACAAGACATCAGTCTCAGCAAGAGACATCAGAGTTAGACCAGCTGCTTGTGCCGCATACCTCTTTTTGCCTAGCAATAGGGTCCAACTGGACGAGGTTGATCGGTACCTCCAGGAAGGCGAGAACTTGATCCGTCTCTATGCTACTTTCGAGTTCGACTTTCAATGAGCCTGTCCAGGAGTTGTGTCTCTTCTGCCGAGGGCGCGTACTGGAAAGAACATGAGCGCGACTTTCCTGTACTCTCACGCCTGGCACGCGATCTTCTCGCCGTGCCAGCCACGGGCGCAGGTGTCGAacgcttcttcaacagcacTAGAGACATTTGCCACTATCGCCGAGGGTCTCTTAACGAGGAGACCATCCAGGacctgatgatgatgatgtacaTGTGTGCCCAGAAGTTCACCCTGGACAGTCAGCAATACAGCCATCTcgggaaaaaagaagatgccCAAGGCAGATATTCAGGCAACGCACGAAGAAGAACTTACGCTTAAAGCAACTGAAGATGAGTTTGAGCTTATAAGTGaccgcgaagaagagaaactaGAAAGTATAGGAGCCAGGGACCAGGCTATGCAATTAGAGGAGTCAGACAGCGAGCTAGAAGTGTCAAGATTAAGGGATCTATCTAGGGATATCTCTGAGGAGCTAGAtagagaagatgagggaaCATCGCTCCTACCACCCCTTGTCCAGTTTCGCGAGAGATCACAGAAGCAATCATTTGGAATGGTTACAGTGTCATCGAGCAGACTGCAACGGTATGAGCTGTATTAGGGCTAGAATAGAAACAGTAGCCATCTTATTATAGCGTGGTGTGTTCAAATATACTAGTTAGTTCCGGGGCCCTCAGTCGCCTTCTTACTCTAGCAAGGGACTAAACCAAGTGATACAGAACCTTTTTGAACATTACTGCACAACTGAATGCTTAGAGTCGCATGGTATTCATTTGCTTCTGCGGGTTACTTGGCAACCCATATGGGGGTTTCTGGGTTGGGTTATGAAAATCTAAACGCACCCATGGGTTTGCTAAGACCCTAACTCGCCCAGGGGCTGGGTTCTTGGCGGGTACCCATGGGCTTGGGCGGGCTTTGGCGAGGTCTACCTATCAATTAGATTACACTGTTGTGCTGCCCATGTTGCCAGGGCCAGTCCGGTCTTCTCGCCCATGCATCGTAGTTTCTCTTGGAACCACACTCGTTTTGCTTCCCCAGctgacgaggagaacatcAGGACTGTCATGGGGAAGAACATTCCAAACACTCGATGAGCCATTCCCTGATTGTCGTCGCCAGTATGGTGTTCAGGATGGAGGCCAAGAACAGCGCAAATATCTTCATGGATCTGCTGAAGAATCATAGCGAGCTCTTCTGACGAGCAAACCTGACTGTCGAATTCGCAGCTAGCGCTGTAATCTTCTCCGTCCCCTATGCGAGCCACAAGGCCATGGACCAACTCGACCACACGGTATCTGACAGTCCGGTATAGGCTTCTCACTATCGCCTCCGTTGTTTTGGTAGATACTTCAAACATGTCATTGAATGCTATCGGTTGTTGGTATGAAGGCATATTTGGATCGGAAGAGCGTCTAATGCTGATGGCTGCCGCTTCAAGCTCCTCGCTGATGGTG
The Aspergillus fumigatus Af293 chromosome 4, whole genome shotgun sequence DNA segment above includes these coding regions:
- a CDS encoding oxidoreductase, short-chain dehydrogenase/reductase family is translated as MRAFGNRLALTHLPAMVATYNQGTRASELVRQYAPQIAGKIILITGVSPGSLGESFVKQVAVAQPAMFILASRSISKVQNLIDELATAYPSVKVKPLYLNLLSFDDVREAAETVNSWTDVPHIDILVNNAGIMAVPYKLTEDGYESQFQTNHLSHFLLTNLLMGKILASKTPRIVVVSSNVHRIGHIHWSDPNFNGGKHYQRWLGYSQSKTANALMGVSLAEKLGHRGLLAFPICPGVSLTNLAAHGREDLAAFSADLTDMDNIYGNKWLWGMAEMKIKDLDQGAATHVFAAFDTSIANQNGAFLSDCHAADPDMEEVHSWATSKVDAERLWRMSEKLVGQEFKY